The nucleotide window CCTTTGGTGCTGACGGGAGTATTTACGTTACAGAGAGTGGGACAGGAGGAGATGGAGAAGACGGAAGATGTATACCATCCCCTAGCGCAGGATTTATTCCCTTGTGTGCGGGAAATACGGGAAAATTAACCAAAATTAATCCTGATGGGACTAAAGTAGATATACTCTCTAATCTTCCCTCTTTAGCCTTAACTCCCTTTGGTGAACAAGCAGCCGGCCCTGCCGATATTCAATTTGATGGTGCGGGTAACGCCTATTTCTTGTATGGGTTTGCCGGCGATCCCTCCAACCGAGAAACCGTGTTAAATACCCCCATTCTCGGACAGTTATACAAACTCGATTTAAATAGTTTTGAATTGACCAGCTTGGCTGATTTTGCCGAGTATGAACTGGAGAATAATCCCGATGGTTCAGATATCATTACTAACCCTTATGCGATGACTATTGTGGGTAATAATGCTTATGTCATTGACGGGGGAGGAAATGCGATCTACTCTGTCGGACTTGATGGAAGCGGAATTAATAATGTAGCCGGATTTCCTGACCAACCTCTCCCTTCTAATACTGAGTTTCCACCCCTACCCCCTGATGCCGGCGATGATGTTGGGTTTCCAACTGTATTACAATCCGTTCCTACGGCGGTCACTGTTGCCCCTGATGGAAGCTTAACCGTAGCTGAATACTCAGGTTTTCCTTATCCCGAAGGTTCAGCCCGGATTTTTAGTGTTGATCCCACCACTTTACAAGCAGAAGTTCTCTATGATGGCTTTACTCAATTAACCGGTGCAACCTACGACGACGAGGGAAATTTATATGTGTTGCAACATATGAATGTCGCAGAATGGAAAGCGATCGAACAAGGAGGTAACGTTATTGGTGATATCGGTGGCTCGATCATTAAAATCGCCCCTGATGGAACTCAGACAACGCTTTGGAGTGGTAATGGATTAGAAGCAGCATCCGGACTATTTTTCGGCCCTGATGGTCGGCTTTATACCTCAAATCGAGCCAGACTCGCCGATTTAGGTCAAGTGGTTGCGATCGATCCCCAAGTTGTTCCCGAACCTAACACGATATTAGGTGTCTTGTTATTTGGAGCCGGCACAAGATTCTTTCGCAAAGTGGTCAAGGATAAACAGCAATCTAACCAAGAAGATATTTAAACCGGAGCGGGAAAGGTTACGGACGAGCTTACATTTCGGTTCGTCTCGTTCCTCCCAGTTTTCAGGATTGATTTTAATCTTCTTCCCTTCTTCATTTAGGAGTTTTAAGATGAAATTTGCTAAACACTTATCTATTGCTGTCGCTACCTCTGGATTTATGGTTTTGGGAACAGCCGCCGAAACTTTAGCCGTCACTTTGAGCTTTCATAGTCAAATTGGTGAACCCGGTTTTGGGCCTGGACAGTTATTTGTTCCTCAAGGAATAGGGGTACAAGACTCAACCGGTAATATATTTGTGAGTAATGGTCGGGGACTTAACCCAGATGGCTCTTTTAACCCCAATCTTGGCAACCGAGTCGAGATATTTAATCCTCAAGGGAACTATCTAGGATCAATTGGTACGGGGAGTCAAGAACCCGGAGATGGATTTGACGAACCCGCCGACCTCAAATTCGATCCGGCAACCGGTGAGTTGCACGTTGGGGACGTTTTCAATAGCGAAATTGATGTTTATAATCCTAATACCGGTGAATATATTAGATCTTATGGGTCTTTTGGTGGGCCAGTAGAAGGAAGAATTTTCTTCGGGCCGGGTGGGATGTCCTTTGATAACAAAGGCAATATCTACATCACTGATTTTAGTGAGGATGTCATCAAGGTCTATGATGCCAGTAGCGGTGAGCTAACCAGAACGATTGGAAGTTCCGGCACTGCACCCGGACAGTTCCAGGGGCCAGCAGGGATTACCGTCTCCCCCAATACCGGTAGAATTTATGTTAACGATCAATATAACTACCGGGTTCAAGTCCTAGCTCCAGACGGAAACTTTTTGTTTGCTTTTGGGGAACGAGGCAGCGAACCGGGACAGTTAAGAGAAGGTATCGGGATCGAAGTGGACGAATTTGAGAATATTTATGTTGCTGATTCTCAAAATAGCCGAGTACAAGCTTTTGATCGCAACGGGAACTTTTTGACTAGCTTTGGTCAACCGGCGGATGCACCGCCTCCTGCTTTAGGTGCGCCTCCTTTTGGCGATCCTCTTGACCTTACCCCAGGTGTGTTTAACTGGACTGCGGGACTCCATTACGATGATAGCAAGCTCTATGTGGGGGATTTTTTCCAAGGCCGTGTACAGGTGATAGAAGCTGTTCCTGAACCGAACACGATATTAGGTGTATTGCTGTTTGGAGTCGGGACAAGATTCTTCCGGAAAATTTCTCAGGAAAAATAGTAACCGTCGTGAAATTTAAATGATTTAATTTTTTCTCTTAGAAGACATAACGAATGGTGATCTAAGAACCTTGTTTAATCTTGCTCCTTAGAATCTTTTATTAAACGGATTAGAGGGAAAATATGGAGCTACGCGAAGTCAAAAGTCAAAAGTCAAAATTTTACAGCAATTGACTTTTAGGTTTTGACAATGTCCTAACCATAATGCGTAGTGCTATAGGGGTAAATTGCTTGGTTAATGATTAATTTTCCCTCTGCCGATTTTTTAAGGATTATAGGGAATTAACCCTGAATTTATGATTTTGATTAAGTCCTGAATTTATGATTTACTCTGGCTGAAATTATGAAAAAACTATTATTTACTTTACCGCTCACTATCTTAAGTTTTAGTTCTGTCATTTTAGGCACAAGTTCTAAAGCAGTTTCCTTAGATTTTAAATTCTCTAGATTTGTTACCAACGGCGATAATGGATTAGTAATGGGATCGTCTTTAGAAATAACTGGGGGTGGGAATATTTATGTTATCGATGGGTTTAATAATAAAATCCAGGTCGTAAATCCTCTCCCTCCAGTTTCTTCTTCTAACACTAATAACGGACTATTCCGTTGGGTTAAATCTTTAAGTTTGGATCGAGAAGGGAATCTTCAACGCCACAATGAAATTACTTCTAATGGAATTCAGAATATTTATCTAGCCGATGGGATAAATAACACTCTTCAAGTTTATAATGATAATAGTAATACGGGTTCTAGTTCAAATACTAATAATGTTCATTCAGTGGACGGGATAAACAACAGTATTGAGATTTTACCCGATGATTTCGATGGATCTGAAGTTTTTGACTCTGCCAATAGTGACTCTAATTATTCTTGGGAGTGGTCATTTAATGAGCAAAACGAAACCGGAAACAACTCAGATTTAAGCTTCTTTGCTGCTCTTTTTGGAAATGGGGAATTTGCTAATAATGGAGAGTTTAGCTTTCCTGATGTTTTAACTTCAGATAATCGGGAATCTTGGTTAGCTAATTTACCCTTAGACGAAATGGGGAATTTTTCTCAAACTACCAATTTTAACTTGACTGATGTTGATAAGGTCTATAAAATAGATGGAATTAATAATCAAATTCTAGGAGTCAGTAACTCTCTAATTGACGAATTAGGAAATGTTTATTTTGTGGATGGAATTAATAATACTTTAGAGATTTTACCCGGAGAATATAATTCAAATCCTGATAGTGAACCCGTTCCCGAACCTAGCACTATCTTAGGGACATTATTGTTTGGAGTCGGGACAAGTTTCTTCCGAAAACGTATTAATAAAAAACGGCAAGGTTAAAACATTGCTTTTTTAATAAGAGTGAATCAGTCATAACTATTTTGATTTGATTATGAATGAGAATCTAACTAATATCAAACAACTACTAACTTTTTG belongs to Gloeothece citriformis PCC 7424 and includes:
- a CDS encoding ScyD/ScyE family protein; this encodes MIIRYFKHTFSLVTVGLSLVTGATAAQAAGLGFSVIADGLDNPRNLAFGADGSIYVTESGTGGDGEDGRCIPSPSAGFIPLCAGNTGKLTKINPDGTKVDILSNLPSLALTPFGEQAAGPADIQFDGAGNAYFLYGFAGDPSNRETVLNTPILGQLYKLDLNSFELTSLADFAEYELENNPDGSDIITNPYAMTIVGNNAYVIDGGGNAIYSVGLDGSGINNVAGFPDQPLPSNTEFPPLPPDAGDDVGFPTVLQSVPTAVTVAPDGSLTVAEYSGFPYPEGSARIFSVDPTTLQAEVLYDGFTQLTGATYDDEGNLYVLQHMNVAEWKAIEQGGNVIGDIGGSIIKIAPDGTQTTLWSGNGLEAASGLFFGPDGRLYTSNRARLADLGQVVAIDPQVVPEPNTILGVLLFGAGTRFFRKVVKDKQQSNQEDI
- the scyF gene encoding scytonemin biosynthesis PEP-CTERM protein ScyF (ScyF is a conserved protein in biosynthesis systems for the scytonemin, a Trp-derived cyanobacterial natural sunscreen, although it is not absolutely required.) translates to MKFAKHLSIAVATSGFMVLGTAAETLAVTLSFHSQIGEPGFGPGQLFVPQGIGVQDSTGNIFVSNGRGLNPDGSFNPNLGNRVEIFNPQGNYLGSIGTGSQEPGDGFDEPADLKFDPATGELHVGDVFNSEIDVYNPNTGEYIRSYGSFGGPVEGRIFFGPGGMSFDNKGNIYITDFSEDVIKVYDASSGELTRTIGSSGTAPGQFQGPAGITVSPNTGRIYVNDQYNYRVQVLAPDGNFLFAFGERGSEPGQLREGIGIEVDEFENIYVADSQNSRVQAFDRNGNFLTSFGQPADAPPPALGAPPFGDPLDLTPGVFNWTAGLHYDDSKLYVGDFFQGRVQVIEAVPEPNTILGVLLFGVGTRFFRKISQEK
- a CDS encoding PEP-CTERM sorting domain-containing protein (PEP-CTERM proteins occur, often in large numbers, in the proteomes of bacteria that also encode an exosortase, a predicted intramembrane cysteine proteinase. The presence of a PEP-CTERM domain at a protein's C-terminus predicts cleavage within the sorting domain, followed by covalent anchoring to some some component of the (usually Gram-negative) cell surface. Many PEP-CTERM proteins exhibit an unusual sequence composition that includes large numbers of potential glycosylation sites. Expression of one such protein has been shown restore the ability of a bacterium to form floc, a type of biofilm.), whose amino-acid sequence is MKKLLFTLPLTILSFSSVILGTSSKAVSLDFKFSRFVTNGDNGLVMGSSLEITGGGNIYVIDGFNNKIQVVNPLPPVSSSNTNNGLFRWVKSLSLDREGNLQRHNEITSNGIQNIYLADGINNTLQVYNDNSNTGSSSNTNNVHSVDGINNSIEILPDDFDGSEVFDSANSDSNYSWEWSFNEQNETGNNSDLSFFAALFGNGEFANNGEFSFPDVLTSDNRESWLANLPLDEMGNFSQTTNFNLTDVDKVYKIDGINNQILGVSNSLIDELGNVYFVDGINNTLEILPGEYNSNPDSEPVPEPSTILGTLLFGVGTSFFRKRINKKRQG